The following are from one region of the Vitis riparia cultivar Riparia Gloire de Montpellier isolate 1030 chromosome 9, EGFV_Vit.rip_1.0, whole genome shotgun sequence genome:
- the LOC117922610 gene encoding putative disease resistance protein RGA4 isoform X2, with protein sequence MADALVSIVLERLALVIQQQIQQELRLVVGAENDTQKLTNTLKNIRAVLVDAEKRQVKDEAVKIWLKDLKGLAYDMDNVLDEWSSSILKVQIQGVDNTLTHKKKCFQKIMS encoded by the exons ATGGCTGATGCCCTTGTTTCCATTGTCTTGGAGCGGTTGGCTTTAGTAATCCAACAGCAGATTCAACAAGAGTTGAGACTGGTTGTGGGTGCTGAAAATGACACCCAAAAGCTCACCAACACACTCAAGAACATCCGAGCAGTTCTTGTGGATGCAGAGAAGAGACAAGTTAAGGATGAAGCTGTAAAAATTTGGCTAAAAGATCTCAAAGGATTGGCATATGACATGGACAACGTGCTGGATGAATGGAGCTCATCAATTCTCAAAGTCCAAATTCAGGGAGTTGACAATACTCTCACTCACAAGAAGAAG TGTTTCCAAAAGATCATGTCATAA
- the LOC117922610 gene encoding putative disease resistance protein RGA4 isoform X1, which yields MADALVSIVLERLALVIQQQIQQELRLVVGAENDTQKLTNTLKNIRAVLVDAEKRQVKDEAVKIWLKDLKGLAYDMDNVLDEWSSSILKVQIQGVDNTLTHKKKINTDLWVKKSPATTKPTAMAGYCLITTIPEAVLGTNHWRIRLSLP from the exons ATGGCTGATGCCCTTGTTTCCATTGTCTTGGAGCGGTTGGCTTTAGTAATCCAACAGCAGATTCAACAAGAGTTGAGACTGGTTGTGGGTGCTGAAAATGACACCCAAAAGCTCACCAACACACTCAAGAACATCCGAGCAGTTCTTGTGGATGCAGAGAAGAGACAAGTTAAGGATGAAGCTGTAAAAATTTGGCTAAAAGATCTCAAAGGATTGGCATATGACATGGACAACGTGCTGGATGAATGGAGCTCATCAATTCTCAAAGTCCAAATTCAGGGAGTTGACAATACTCTCACTCACAAGAAGAAG ATCAACACTGACCTTTGGGTGAAGAAATCTCCCGCCACAACCAAACCCACCGCCATGGCTGGTTACTGCCTCATCACCACCATCCCGGAAGCTGTTCTCGGCACTAATCATTGGAGAATCCGCCTTTCACTGCCATGA